From the Camarhynchus parvulus chromosome 13, STF_HiC, whole genome shotgun sequence genome, one window contains:
- the FGF1 gene encoding fibroblast growth factor 1: protein MAEGEITTFSALTEKFDLPAGSYKKPKLLYCSNGGHFLRILPDGTVDGTRDRSDEHIQLQLSAESVGVVHIRSTQSGQYLAMDTNGLLYGSQLLGEECLFLERLEENHYNTYVSKMHADKNWFVGLKKNGNSKLGPRTHYGQKAILFLPLPVSAD, encoded by the exons ATGGCCGAGGGGGAGATCACCACGTTCAGCGCCCTGACCGAGAAGTTCGACCTGCCCGCGGGCAGCTACAAGAAGCCCAAGCTGCTGTACTGCAGCAACGGGGGGCACTTCCTGCGCATCCTGCCCGACGGCACCGTGGATGGCACCCGGGACCGCAGCGACGAGCACA tccagctccagctgagtgCAGAGAGCGTGGGGGTGGTGCACATCAGGAGCACCCAGTCGGGGCAGTACCTGGCCATGGACACCAACGGGCTGCTCTACGGCTCG CAGTTACTGGGTGAGGAGTGTCTGTTCCTGGAAAGGCTCGAGGAGAACCATTACAACACCTACGTCTCCAAAATGCACGCGGACAAGAACTGGTTTGTGGGGCTGAAGAAGAACGGGAACAGCAAGCTGGGCCCGCGGACTCACTACGGCCAGAAGGCGATCctcttcctgcccctgcccgTCTCTGCCGACTGA